Part of the Equus przewalskii isolate Varuska chromosome 27, EquPr2, whole genome shotgun sequence genome is shown below.
acaagtgccATCAACCGAACATCTATAAAACAAGAGCAAATTTGGACTTGGTCAAACTTATAGAACTTGTTATATGGAATATGTTGGGCCTACTTGCTAATACATGTTGAAACGTTAGATATTTCATTTAGAGACTTGATTTCTTATCTGGCAGTAAAGCTGGTGGAAGTGGTGCCCTCACCAAGTCTACCTAATGTCTAACTTCCTACTGGATATCCTCACTCCaacttctcaaatattttaggATATATTTTATGAGCAATCTTGCTTCCAAAATTATGTGATGAAGCCGATTTAATATCCCTtacaatttgtaattattttgtataaaattattGGAATTTCTAACTCCCTACAGAACAAAAGGCCACAGTTAGTAGTTTGTTtgtagtctttcttttttttttttttttgaggaagattggccctgagataacatctgttgccaatctttctctttttttttttcctccccaaagctggagttcacagttgtatatcccagttgtaagtcactctattcctctatgtgggacaccaccacagcatggcttgatgagcagtgtgtgggtctgtgcccaggatccgaaccggcaaacctcaggctgccaaagtggagcccacaaacttaactgctacactaccaggccagcccttgttTGTAGTCTTAAAATGTGCTTCTTCTAGGTTTTATCATACAAAGGTACTAGTGAATGAACTAaacataaaagatgaaataatttcttCTGAACCAAAAATGACATtggacaattttactttttaaagtaaagtttttttaatgataaatacaAGATACAGAAATAGCCAGTCAGATATTTAGAAGTATTTTTGAAGACACAGAGTGAACAAATAATCTTAAGCAAATACATAGATGTCATACAACTTATTTCTATATAAACTTACAACATTTTTCCACACTgtgaaattagaaacaaatgtaCTAGGGGAAATAACTAGAAGatacaggaagaaagaaatatacttcAATATTGCATGTCTGTCTTACTACAAGGAAGCAGTTTTGGCATCTTTCTTCAATGAATACATTTTCTAGTTACTGGAATTCAAATTATTCCTAATCCATAGCAGATAACAGTAGAACTCAAATTTGTAAGCTAATGGTAGGACAAGAGATCAATAGGCAGCATGGATCTTGATATAGTAGGTATTATGTTAAATTTCTAGATAGATTAGGTAGTGTGATTAGTAGAAGCCAAATCCACAGGCTGGTTGGAAAGCAGACTGGCAGCTTCTAGAAGAGAAGTAGGTTGGACGGTAAAAGCTGGGTCTATAACTTAGGGATGAGAAAGCACTGGGACCACAACCCACTGAATGGAAACCACTGGAGCCAAAGCCCAGAGACCCAGAGTAAGTCTGGCAGGGACTGCAGAATGTGGAGGTCCTTGGGCGGCAGCAGGACCTCTGGCAGGGGCTGGACACCACAAAAGACGTCTGGTATCTGGTGGGCTCGCAGCAGGTCTCCTGACAGCCACTGTAGAGAGAGGAGCCCAGCTGGCAGGTGCTGGGAGAGCAGAGATCAGTGCTGTAGACCAGGTTGCTGGGGTAGGAAGAGCCACAAGAGATGCCTGGGTGCTGCAGGTAGCCCCcaagagagcaggaggagaagtTTCCAGAGCAGCAGTTGTAGGACATGGTGACAGGAGATGTGACTTACAATGAGAAGATTCTGAGTTTGAATGGTGCCTCTTGGCCTAGGGCATTTATATACCCTTATCATTGGGTGTGTCATCCACATGGCACATAAAAACAGGTTACCTTCTGCTTTCAATTGAATTGAAGAGATCATCAGAGTCATACATATGTAGTTTTTGTGGTTTTACAACTGAAAAGTGCAGTAAAGTTTGTGCATTGGAATTCAGGTAATAGCGTTGAATCTTCAAAGCTATTAGTCATCTTACTCTACCAAAGGTCACCCAGCAGATCACTCAGAGAAGCGCTTTAGAGCTAGGCAGTGTCTGGGCTGAGGGAAGCtggtttaattaaaaataattgataccCGTTTCACAATCTGTCTCAAAACTGTTGCCATCTGGATAGCAAAGTTGCTAACTAAATGATCTATTCGTAgtcatttcttttaaacaaaaacgTACATTGATTTGCCACGAAGTTGCAAGTTTACTTAACGAATAGTGTCATAAGGAAGCAGCAATGGTAATATGCAAGATGTATGAGGATTTTTTTAATGGGCTCTCAACTTGAATGGCTTTAGTGAAAAATTAACTGAGAGATTCCCTTATTTCTCATGCTCCTGCTTAAAACTATGTGCAGACTAATAAGAGTCAATcttagcttttctttcctttgtgtgtgtgtgtttactgtgGTATGagttaaatattataaattgctTTATGCTATTTTGGAATATTAGAGATTATTCCTCTAAGATGctgaaaagaacattaaaaataaagaatgaaacaCGTGGCAAAAATGCCTGATATATTTCTACCTCTAATCAGAGGCGGTGTTCACCATTAAAAGATTTCCCCAAAtctggaaaatattctttttctaaagaaagtTTATAAGGTAATTGTCTTGAAGTATTGGACCAAAGAAGCCATCTTAAGGAGATTCTCCCTTTGCCTCAGAAAGCAACATACATCACTTTGACTTAAATTGTTTTCAGGTGTTTCTGACAAGTATTaccaaatttctaaaataatggtgatatttttttcttgttctatgGCTTGTATTCCACCTCTGTGTGGTAGGGTAATGAAGATTGATAccttgaggaagaggagagattgAGAAGGTTTATCTTGCTGTGGCTTCTGTGCTgttgattttttcatttcatagaaAAGCGTTTCCCTTCCACTTCTGAACAAAAGTGTTTGGGTTCAAAAATCtctattttgggggctggccctgtggccgagtggttaagttcgcgtgctccgctgcaggctgccctgtgtttggttggttcgaatcctgggtgcagacatggcactgctcattgagccacgctgaggcagcatcccacatgccacagctagaaggacccacaacgaagaatacacagctatgtactgggggactttggggagaaaaaggacaaataaaagctttaaaaaaaatctccattttgTTGAGAATAGAATATTCAAAATTACTTAATATCTGACCTCATAGAATATTCCGGAGAACTACGTCATATGAGTGGATGAAATTGAAGCAAGAAAGCAAATTTAATTGAGGTGAGTTGAATATTTACATGAATGTTTTGATGTTCAATATTTTAGTAACAAATAAAATGGGAGGATTTGGAATCTACTAGAATGTGTTTTGCTATTCATAATTACGAAGCCTAACACAtaagaattgtttattttagaaacagaGGACAAACTATGTTACCTAATAAATGAAACATCATTGAAGACCAATCTGTCTACTCAAAACGTTCAGGCTCAAGAAAAGAGTTTAGCAATTGTCTTCAGTCCTCTATCAGATTGGAATGCCATTTATTACATCCTGATTAGATACTCCCAGGGCCCTAAGATGAAAATCTCGTTACCTACCAGAGTACCCCATTTTAGATTTTTAGCTGAATCTTCCCTTAAAACTTCCACCTAGCAAACTCAGTTCTTTACAGTATGAGTCTCAGCTCACTTCCATTGGACAACGTATCAGTTCTTGAAGATGGATGTCTTACGTGGTTTGCCCATTCCCACaggttattttaagccatttctTGTACCCAGGCTTTACTCTACTTACAGTTAGCAATGATGAATTTCCTGGGAGACTCCAGAAACATGCTTATGACACTAGTCCTCTAGGCAGAATATATATGTCACTTGATGCATGTGGCACATTAGAGGTTCTAAAGGCATTCATGCTCTATTTCGCATTATCGTCCATTTTGATATCCTCCCATTTCAGTTTATAAAGGTCATTTGTAACTGTGAATTCTTCAAATACTTGATCTTTCTGTAGAGTCTACACGGGGAGCACACAATCagaatttcttgattttctctatcTTCTCTAGTAAAAATCCTACACTATGACAGGAAACTAAGGGAATAAGGATGAACTTTTTCATTTATAGTGCTTATTGTTTTGTTCTCAATAACATCAACAccataaaaaaattacttaaattttatagGGTTGAAGAATTATTGATAATCAAATTTATTGATGACATATCAAGAAGCAAGTGAACTTCAGGGCAAAAATtcattgattaaatatttttacaatgtaATCTTTAAAACACTCCTGCAAATATTAGACCTTTCATTCTTAAATCAAAAACTCATGCACACAAGAATGGCTTGGCTACTTTTCTGttctaagaaaattaaaatctaaatgtaTTAGACACTCATTTAGCATTTCCACCAATTAAGGATTGTTGGTGAGTTATTTCTTCTGTAAGGTCCATAAGATTTGGGAGAGAGAACAgatattgaagatttttttttctgttctcaattAGGTTCCTAAACTTGGAGCAAAATAAATGTCCCCTCCAGACTACAAAGTATTTTTTAGAGCTTTTAAACACAACAAAATTCTCACTTTGTTACCCATTCAATACAATAACTGAAGGTTAGGACGAATAAAACACCAATCTTATAGGTACAATTATGGCACAATTGCATTCATCTACCCAAGCTAGATGAATAAGAAATGACATTTTTGCTTCATGAACAATTGCTttgaaaaactaatgaaattcTTTCGTTTAAAAGTCTGCATTCATAAAAAAGGTCTTTGAAGGTTAATGTATTCCATTTTAACTGGAGCCCAATTAAGCATTCTTATTAAAATAGGCCCGTGTTACTACATTCATTGCTAGGGTATATAAGCGTTCAGTATAGAAGGCAACATTCACACTCACAAACTCTCTCTGCAACTCAGCTGAGCTCAGAACTCCTGACAACATGTCTTACAACTGCAGCTCTGGAAACTTCTCGGCTCGCTCTCTTGGAGGTTACCTGAGGTATCCAGTTTCTACCTTTGATTCTTTCTCCCCCAGCAATGTAGTCTACTCTCCTAGCGCTTGCCAGCTGGGCTCTTCTCTCTACGATGGCTGTCAGGGGAGCCTCTGTGAACCCACCAGCTGCCAGCCATCCTGTGCTGTGGCCAGATCCCACCGGACATCCTGCTTCCGCCCAAAGAATTTCATCTTCTACAGTCCCTGCCAAACAAATTACACTGGATCTCTAGGATGTGGAAACATTGGCCTTGGATCTTTTGGTTACGGAAGCACTGGCTTCCAGTCTCTGGGCTGTGGGTCCAGCTTCCTCCGCCCAACTtgcttttcttctaggagctgcCAGTCAACTTGTTACCGACCAGCCTTTGGCTCTCGCTTTTTTGGATCAACTTTCTGAATATCCCTCATTATCTTATGGTTATGTCTGCACTTCACAAAGCTCTAACACTCAGCCTGTGCAATACCTTTGATTACTGATCATCTGCATCACCAGGACTTGTCATCACAATCCTCTTGGAAACACGTCGTTTGCTGTGGACAAAGTAACCCTGGCCTGAGATTTTTTCTAAATCTGACATATGAGATATGTCTTGAACTTTCGTTCTTATGCCAATGTTCAGAATCACTTCTGTTACTACCTAAGTCTTCTCTTATTATTCTCCTAAGATTCTTTCACTTAAACGTATTTCACATAGATATggcatttaaaataaacttatttctcTAGCATGAATGCTGTCAgaccattttcttttattcatatgACACATTTAGTGAATGTATCCAGTACCTTCAACTATCTtcattagataaatattttttgttttctttgtttcatatGCTTCATTAATATTTTGCTGGATAGAAAGCAGGAAGTTTGGAGCAGAATTGAAATATATAGCATATCTCATGTCTTGAGAGATTTATATCCTTTCAGAGGTGCATTTGTTCATCTAATTGCTTCagaaaattttgcttttagttaggtattcattgaaaaaatatttattgaattctgaTTAGATACCAGGCCTTGTGTTGAGCAAAGGCACAAATTCCTGTCCTTTAAGGAGTTTGCACACGTAAAATTCTAACTTACCATCATGTAACAAGTGCAATAATGGGCATAAAAATCATAAGATTCCATGAAAGCACAAAGAAGGACTTCAAAAGGAGTCTGAGGAAATCACATAAAACTCATTACTGAAAACACAAAGAGCAAGTTACCACTTCATTTAAACAATAAATCTTACTAATCTGTGTTAATTTTAGTCCTTTCAGAAAGAGCTACCATATGGGAATTGACATGAAAGAGATTTGTTAGGGAAAAGATCTGccagagaaaatggaga
Proteins encoded:
- the LOC103562434 gene encoding keratin-associated protein 13-1-like; its protein translation is MSYNCCSGNFSSCSLGGYLQHPGISCGSSYPSNLVYSTDLCSPSTCQLGSSLYSGCQETCCEPTRYQTSFVVSSPCQRSCCRPRTSTFCSPCQTYSGSLGFGSSGFHSVGCGPSAFSSLSYRPSFYRPTYFSSRSCQSAFQPACGFGFY
- the KRTAP15-1 gene encoding keratin-associated protein 15-1, encoding MSYNCSSGNFSARSLGGYLRYPVSTFDSFSPSNVVYSPSACQLGSSLYDGCQGSLCEPTSCQPSCAVARSHRTSCFRPKNFIFYSPCQTNYTGSLGCGNIGLGSFGYGSTGFQSLGCGSSFLRPTCFSSRSCQSTCYRPAFGSRFFGSTF